A stretch of the Hydra vulgaris chromosome 09, alternate assembly HydraT2T_AEP genome encodes the following:
- the LOC136084862 gene encoding ubiquitin-protein ligase E3A-like, with product MWFNAFCLESIVMFNLVGILLGLEIYNGIILDVHFPLLIYKKLLGYKVGLGDLREIQPTLSKSLDELLSYEGDVEQDFGLTFEVFHNLYGKEMRTELLTNGSQISVTNSNRESFVKLFVNLIINKSIENSFSAFKEGFFQVCHFPSISLFTAPELELLICGSPDLDFKALEKVTEYKDGFSKSHPLMLEFWDIVHRFPFKQKQALLMFVTGSYRVPLKGLGSMAFYIQRNGPDSLNLPTSI from the exons ATGTGGTTTAATGCTTTTTGTCTTGAGTCAATTGTGATGTTTAATTTGGTTGGTATCTTATTAGGTTTAGAAATTTACAATGGAATAATTTTAGATGTGCATTTTCCTTtacttatttacaaaaaattgctaGGATACAAAGTTGGTTTGGGAGATTTAAGAGAGATTCAACCAACCCTATCTAAAAGTCTTGATGAGTTGTTATCTTATGAAGGTGATGTAGAACAAGACTTTGGACTAACTTTTGAG gtGTTCCATAATCTTTATGGTAAAGAAATGCGAACTGAACTTTTGACAAACGGTTCACAAATATCTGTGACTAATAGTAATCGAGAgagttttgtaaaattatttgtgaatttaataattaataaaagtattgaaaattcatTTAGTGCATTCAAAGAAGGTTTTTTTCAG gTTTGTCATTTTCCTTCAATCAGTCTCTTCACAGCTCCAGAACTTGAGTTACTTATATGTGGTAGTCCTGATCTCGATTTTAAAGCTTTAGAGAAAGTCACAGAATATAAAGATGGGTTTTCTAAAAGCCATCCTCTAATGCTTGAATTTTGGGATATAGTTCATCGATTCCCATTTAAACAAAAGCAAGCTCTTCTGATGTTTGTAACTGGGAGTTATAGAGTTCCTTTAAAAGGTCTTGGATCAATGGCTTTCTATATTCAGAGAAATGGTCCCGACTCTTTAAATTTACCCACTTCGATTTAA
- the LOC136085576 gene encoding fibroblast growth factor receptor 1-like codes for MPPTQYPEYRQLNGHLETFIDLMDHHLHADIWEILPENIILDRKIGEGAFDTVFIGKINDKIFTQKNFANQKSKTTLFNIKENVAVKFLKDNANQSEFDDFLEKIKLMKQIGYHKNIVNMIGCSTITKPLCFVVEFMENGDLLHYLRNSRNKLTSSKEDG; via the exons ATGCCTCCTACACAATATCCTGAATACAGGCAG CTTAATGGTCATTTGGAAACTTTCAT AGACCTCATGGACCATCATTTACATGCAGATATTTGGGAAATTTTACCtgaaaacattattttggaTCGGAAAATTGGTGAAGGAGCATTCGACACTGTATTTATTGGAAAAatcaatgataaaatttttactcaaaaaaactttgcgaaccaaaaatctaaaactactttgtttaatattaaggAAAATGTTgcagtaaagtttttaaaag ataATGCAAACCAATCAGAATTTGAcgattttctagaaaaaataaaacttatgaaaCAAATTggatatcataaaaatattgtaaacatGATTGGTTGTTCGACAATAACGAAACcattatgttttgttgttgAGTTTATGGAGAATGGAGATTTGTTACATTATTTACGAAATAGCCGCAATAag cttacaTCTTCAAAAGAGGACGGATAA
- the LOC136084863 gene encoding proto-oncogene tyrosine-protein kinase receptor Ret-like: MEYLSFVKLVHRDLAARNILVGATKNVKISDFGLSRKTNNELNYTSNKSRRLTVKWMSVEAIFDQIFTTYSDVWAYGVVLFEIVTLGGTPYPSMSNHELIERLKFGYRMERPENCSQPLYDIMLHCWNEDPLKRPTFTELREQFDKILCQGDSYCNFDVYEKNDYSSPSFHSEKSEMFVNSLNNGTLQKPTQLKLFKEQSDERYSCQILKDEINDAEI, from the exons atg GAATATCTTTCATTTGTCAAACTCGTGCACCGAGACCTTGCTGCAAGAAATATCTTGGTTGGTGcgacaaaaaatgttaaaatatctgATTTTGGTTTATCacgaaaaacaaataatgaattaaacTACACGAGCAATAAAAGTCGCCGTTTAACAGTCAAGTGGATGTCTGTTGAAGCCATATTTGACCAAATATTTACAACATACAGCGATGt ATGGGCGTATGGTGTCGTTTTGTTTGAAATTGTGACACTGG gAGGAACACCTTACCCTAGTATGAGTAACCATGAACTTATCGAGCGTTTGAAGTTTGGTTACAGAATGGAACGACCCGAAAATTGTTCTCAACCTTT ATACGATATCATGTTGCATTGTTGGAATGAAGATCCGTTAAAACGACCTACTTTTACAGAATTACGTgaacaatttgataaaatacTATGTCAAGGCGATAGTTATTGCAATTTTGATGTTTacgaaaaaaatgattatagttCACCATCGTTCCACAGTGAAAAGTCTGAAATGTTTGTTAATTCATTGAATAATGGAACCCTCCAAAAACCGACTCAATTGAAACTATTTAAAGAACAAAGTGATGAGCGTTATTCttgtcaaattttaaaagatgaaattaatgacgcagagatttaa